The Sminthopsis crassicaudata isolate SCR6 chromosome 5, ASM4859323v1, whole genome shotgun sequence genome contains the following window.
acattcttcGTCAAATAACATCGACAACAACTGTTCAGACTTCTATCAGAATGTAGAGGTGTGAGGATGGCTTGCCCGCTGCCCAGCTGGGAGGCCCGTTTCCAAAGCCCCTGGTCTCTTAATTGCTCCCCATGCCTGGATGCTTTGGATTTGAGAATAGTTCTTGCAATTTTCAAGAAAATCCTTGGCGttctgtcattattattatcactatttgtAATTATCCAGCTCCAGAGTCTCTAGACTgtccattttctccttctctggaAGCAATGCCATCTGTAAAAATCCAGAGGTGGGAAAAACCTgggttatatttattatatgtcaaattcctattttgatttttgttctttagagcagggttttgttttggtttgtttgttccCTTATTGAACTCTGCCCTTTAACCCACAATCGTGGAAAAACAAGAGTTTTTAACAACCTGGAAGGATTAAGACTAGAGGAAGTGGGTGggtggaaggaaaggggaagagtgAGAGTGAgtgcgagtgtgtgtgtgtgtgtgtgtgtgtgtgtgtgtgtgttgggaagGAGGGTTGGAAGTCGGGAACTCTTGTTGAAAGAGAGAAACCAAGTCCTGCGTCTAAAGCCCTGGAGTTAGCCTGGCTGGGGATTTGTCCCGGCTGGAAACAGGGTTTTTAGGGGAGACGGCTGCGTAGATGCGGTCTAGGCAGGCCATCTCCCCGACTCAATCGGGGCGCAGATCGGGACTTGAAGATTATTCGATCCCGCATCTTGCCTCTGTCTggatttctcttttaaatctgtctctctgtgaaGGTGTTTGGATGGCCCCGGGCTTGGTGCTTTCCGAATGACTGCGTGAATTCCCCTGCGTGTCTGtttctgtcacacacacacacacacacgcacacacacacacgcgtgcACACCagctactccccccccccccagcctcagTTGTACCccggggaaaggagggggaagaggaggggaagccGCGGGTTGAGGGGAGTCCCAGAGCTGAAGGGCGAAGGCGTTTCCCTGAGCGGCCCACGGGGCTGGCTGCTGGGGAGTGAGGCCTCCGGGTGGCCCTTACCTGGGTCTCACGGCCTGCCTGAGCCGAGTGGCGGCCGCCGCCGCTAGTGGGACGCCGACATGGACCAGGCGCCCTCCATGCGCCACACGGAGAAGGCGTAGCTGAGGCGCTCGTGGGCCACGTAGCTGCAGCTGGCCATCTTCGAGTCGAGCTCGTCGCTCTGCAGGACCTGGTAGAGGAAGTCGATGTACCTGGCGGCCAGCTTGAGCGTCTGGATCTTGCTCAGCTTGTCCGAGGGCAGCGTGGGGATGATTTTGCGCAGCGCCGCGAACGCCTCGTTGAGCGACTGGGTGCGCTGCCGCTCGCGCACGTTGGCCATGACCCGCTGGGTCTGCAGCTCCTCGTACGACTGCGggctgccgccgccgctgctgctgccCCCGCCGCCGCCGGCCCCGCCGCCCGCGCCGGCCGACTTCTTGCCCCGCTTGCCTTGGGCCGGGCTGCCCGGGTCGTCGGCCGCTCCTATCCCGCCGGCCGCGCCGCCGGCCGCGCCGCCGCCGCCCGCTCCGGCGCCGCCGcccgcgccgccgccgccgctcctCCGGCTGGACCTCCGCTTGCGCCCCCCGCGCTTGCCGCCCACACTAGGCTGCTGCCGGTCGGGCTCCTCCTCGCTGTTGCTCAGGCTGTCGTCTGCAGGGGAGACTGGCGAGCTGGACACGTCCTGCATCATCTCTCGGGCCACGACGCGGGACTCGCGAGCCCGGGGGGCGAAGGGCAGGgaaggctggggggaggggaggggggagaggccAGAGGGGCGCTTTAACCCGCCAGCTTCGTGGCCCCCGGCGGCCCCTAGAGTTCGGTCCGGCCGCCTGTCGGGGCTCCGCTCCCGGCGGCCGCTGCTGCGGGCTGTGGCCGTGCGCCCCGCGAAGAGCCGGAGGTGGTGGCCCCGGAGCgccgggagggagggaggaaagggatgcgggggaggggagagggagggagggggaggtgtGCACCGCAGCGAGGTCCCCAAAGGAAGCAAAGACTCGCGATCGCCACGGCCGCCCCCTTCTTGTCGGGCCGCTCGGCGTGATGCTTCCCTCGGAACCCCGGGAAGTGTCTGCGAGTTGGGGGAAGGTCGCAGCCGGAGAGGCTCTTATAGCTCCGGCGGGCCCAAGGCCGGGGCAGCTGCCGCGTCATTGGCCAGACGCGGGGAGGAGGGACTTTACGGAGTTGGGGAGGCAAGTTTCCGCTTTCTgcgccccccccccgcccccccgcaCTCCCCTCCCCATTCCCTTCGCCGCGCTCCCTTCCCCGCCCCCAGCTCTCCTACCCGGCTGAGCCATTCTTCTTCCAGAGCCATTCAAACGCGATTCGGCCTGCTCCGGACGCCGGCCCGGCCCCTTGCCCCGCCTCCCCCTCCACCCCGCCGCCCCTccactcctccttctcctcttcatcCCCCCTCCTCCTCCGATCCCCGCAAGCTTCGGGCCGATTAGCCGCCCGGGCTCGCCTTTGCCCGCGTCCCACATCCGCGCGGTCCCCGCTGCCGGGGCCCGACGTCCTGGGCCTCTGGCCTAAGAAGCACTGACCCCGCTCAGCAGACACATCTCCCTGAGTTCCGGGGGGACAGTTTGGGGCGCCCTCGGACCAGCGCATACTTTTTGAGGGGTGGCCGGAGGCTGCGGGACAGGGCCGAGCCATTTCAGAAGAGCTGAGGCTCCCCAGTGGCCAGTCTATGACCCGGGCCCTTAGCGGACTGGCGGGGGCCCGAGCATCCTCGGAGCGATACGGATGGCACCACGAAGGGCGGAGCGCCTGGGCATTCCCAGCTCGGGCATCTCGGCCATGGGCACGCCTTTAGCCCTTCAGAAAGCGCTCCGATCGTTTTACCGGGCGAACCCTCGGTCCCTGGGAGCCCACAAgcgcagcagcagcagctctAGTTCCAAGGTTCCCAGAGAGGAAGGCCCAGGGGTGTGCGGAGCCCGGGGCGGCCACTGTCTTTTGCTGGCAGGAGGCTGACACTGGAAGGCCACACTCAAACCTAATCCCCTCCaacctctccccttcccccctccccaagcagGTGGCGTGTTCCTTTAAATCTCCGCTTCACAAAGAGAGAAGTTGGAGTCTTCGGAAGAACACGTGGTCTCCCCTTTAAAACTCCTCCGAAAGTTGTCCCCCCCCACCCAGTTGAGGGTGATCTCCCTTTCCCACACGTGCTCCCACACTCCCACTCAGGCACGCTTGAGAATCAAGGGACCGGCAGATTCTAAGCATTTATGCAAAAGAATAAAAGCCAATCAagtggtgggggggggggctgcgAATGCGGGAGTTGGGGATAATTGGGGCgcggtgggggagggggggggacgTGGTGGACCAGCGCAGGCCGGACTGGATAACCAGGACTGGAGATTCCCGGACCAGAGCTTTATCCCCAAATGCTGCCTCGCTTGGCACCCTACAGCCCCCGTACTTCTCTAGtactttcaaagttcttttatcttattttaaagaaactcATGGGTCTACCAGAGACTCCCGGCCATGGGGCCCGAggatgcttttcttgagtccccCACTTTTCCTTTGCTGGGGGAACGGGAGAGCGCACTTAGGCCCTTTGGAAACCGGACAAGAACTCGATCATTCCACGCTGCTGCTCCTATTCCTAAAGGGCTGGCCTGGGAGGGAAGGTCCTCACTTTTTGGAGGCCTGGGAGGGAAGGTCCTCACTTTTTGGAGGCCTGGGAGGGGGAGGTCAGGGGAGAAGCTGGGGGCTAAGATGGGGAACGAAGCCTAAACTAGTGCCGCGGAGGAGACTCGTGGTGGACGCCCCATGGACTGAAATCCCCACAGACTTCCTCCGCCTCGGGAGCTTGGCTGAGCTGGGGTCGGCTGGGGATTAGTTAAGATTCTTCTGGGTCAATAGATGGAGAAGCTGAGTGGGGCTGCTGGGGAAGAAGGCCTGGAGCTAGGCCCGGAGACGAGAATCCCATTTGCAGGGAAATAAAAGCTCGACCTGGATTGATTTGTCCAGCCCATCATGTCTGGattgatttgtttatttctttaaaatacatgACTAGCCCAATTTCCTGCAGCAAATTTATCTCCcccccctaaatttttttttttttccctgtagcaCGTTGGGGAGGGAAGGCAAAGAAGGGGGAAATTCTTGTAGACCCTAGATGCTGAGTCCCCTCAGCATCCGAGCTTCACTGAAAAGAAAGTCTACGAGGAGCAGCCTCCCCAATCCCACACTGCTGCTGAAGGCCTTGGCCATTCTAGGAAGCAGAAATAAGTGCCTCCGACGCGAAAGTCCCAGGAACCCCTAAATCCCTAGCACTCATTCCCAGTTTAGCTCAGCTGCAGCTGAGTCCCACAAGCCCAGTTGTTCGTCCCAGGATCTTGCTTCGTGCCCAAATCAGTTGGTTGTTTGCTTCAATTAAAgcatgccaattttttttttcttcctcctttcctccctccctccccaccgggaaagcaggaaggagggaaggaaggaagaaatgaagaaggaaaagaagaaaggaaggagaaacagtggaagaaaaagagtgaaaaaggaaagtcagaaaaactaaagcgaaagaacaaaaaagaacataaaggaaagagagagcagGAAAGTGAGGGATCCAGAAAAACTACAGGAAAGCAGGAAAAGATGAATTTGATGATTCTTCTGGCTCCTAGGGTGGAGAGTGGCGGGGGCGGGGGTGCTGCTCTAGGAAGGGGCTGGACGTAAAGGCGGGCTAAATGCAATGGAA
Protein-coding sequences here:
- the TWIST1 gene encoding twist-related protein 1, encoding MMQDVSSSPVSPADDSLSNSEEEPDRQQPSVGGKRGGRKRRSSRRSGGGGAGGGAGAGGGGAAGGAAGGIGAADDPGSPAQGKRGKKSAGAGGGAGGGGGSSSGGGSPQSYEELQTQRVMANVRERQRTQSLNEAFAALRKIIPTLPSDKLSKIQTLKLAARYIDFLYQVLQSDELDSKMASCSYVAHERLSYAFSVWRMEGAWSMSASH